TTTCATCCCAACTTTTTATTTCACAATTTATAAGCTTATTAGAATTACTCAAGTTCATGATTTTTTATCAAGAACTAGTGGGTAAATTTCACTAAGAAATGATGTGTGTTTGAAGAAAGTAAACATGAACCTCACTAGATCTAAGactgatttttgaatttttacagaTCTGTTCGCTAAGAGTACAAAAGTCTCCTCATCAATGAATATGTTAGTTTTACAGTTGACTTTCTCTGTGTTTTTTAAAGACGATTTCTCTTGAAAtcttaaaacttattttgttaACAACAAAGAAATGAGAAGACTTCCACAAGTCTTTTCTGACatctttgagatttttttttttcaaaaccaaaagtaagccaatatttacaaaaaaaaagactttcaGTTTGTAAATTTGCAATTGGGAAAATGACTTAAATGgtagacttccaagaagtcttaTGTCGGAAGACTTCTAAAAGTCTTTAAAAATCTCTaggtcaatgtttaataaattttcattttctctaaaattaaaaaaactttataatgttttcttattaattcatgtatattagtcaatgTCTGAACTCCTgaatgaaattcataacttaaGTTAGTGATAATTACGAAGTTagtaattttcatgtttattaatgtttctagctaatgAGAGAATACTTTTGGGGGAGTCTTCTAtgttagtttttgtaaaacttGTATTTTCAACTTCAACATATGTTTTTTAGCTTTCAatagtgttaagtaacttcatgAATATCAACTCATGTGgcttaatgtgttttcttagatcataagatatattttttaagatttaaaataaaatttaagtttcccgcataaattttaattttccgcttatatttgaattttctgcttaaaatttaagtcttccgagaagacttctcatatgttttaatttttcgcttaaACTTTCGAGAAGTCTTCTAGTCAAAGTATTATatgtttgaacttatgtaatgtttgattttttgtgAATATGATTAAGTTTTCTTGAGAAGTGTTCTccttaattttagtaaatttgactaaatttttgtgttattgtgttttgctattgaagttagatcaataacttcaataatgtcaagtacttttggtaaaataattttgtagacatgaacatatttaccaatcTCTTTTCATTAACATCTCTTTAGATTTACAAAAGAATCTACAACAAAAAAAGTATACatacaaatcacaaaacagatcataaacaaaattattacataTAGAGTTAGAGAATATTCCTCCACAAAGACTTTCTCGAAGAATGATCTGAAAAGTCTTCTACTGCATTATATGTTAAAAGACTTCCGAGAATATTTCTCACAAGTCTTCCAAAACCTGACTCAGCTCTAAAAaatctgcatatccaaaaacgttcaaatgacttcaaaacatagaaaatgagtggaagatgagctAGATTACCTtaataaaaatcacaaaaatacatatccaaaatttatagatctacttttaaatgagtggaagatgagaaccatgtaataaaaaatgttcaaaaacaagatagattagtaagaaagacataacacaaaaaatgagaaattaatgtaaaatttggtgttttcaagattaaagagattagagagaggttggataATTTTAGTTTGAAAAAGATAAGAGGTTGAAGTAACAAAAAGTTATTAAAACAGACATTGTGACTTACCAATCTTTgattaaaagtttttaaaaaatccattttaaaaagataattttaaataatataatttatattttaaaaataataagtattttatttaaatcattttttctcaaattattaaaaaataatttaaataaaataaattaaggtATATTTAATGAATacaaaagatttttctttttctttttaatttaaatttaaatttctgttttatattttccaaataacatttataataaaatacatttataaaatttaaagcgaaaatatttttatacgtaatgtgatttcattaaaaaaaaaagtttacaaaaataatcttGGCATTAAAGTAAATTAACGAAAacgatattattaaaaaatcaaaatatacttaCCTAAGATGAAAAACCAAATTAATGCAATGAATACAATTAGTTTGATTTGGCTGAATTAGATTAAAAATAGTTGTACTTTAATTTGAAGGAATATGCGTAAGTCGATCAatccaaattcttttattttaaaaaaaaagaaaaattaagatttGTTTGTTGCACATATCACTTATTGTTAATTACGGCCATTTATTATGTCGACGGTTTTCTAATTCCATAAACCTTGTAACAATAATCACGAATGATTTGTGCATCGTAACAAGAAAATTAGGTAAACATTGCatgatattaaaaaagaaaaatggtaaAAAGAAACAACATATGTTCGAAAGAGTTGGTTGaatactagaaaaaaaaaatgaaaaactggTCTCGAGATGAttcagaaagagagagagaggggtcaaaaatcaaatacgaaacttgcaaaccaagtaaccttttcttcctcttcttcaaagAAGATCGGCTACGTTTGATGGAAGCTCCTCAACAACCACATTGTAAAACTTCTGAATATCAAAAAGCATCCTCTCATCGTCCTTGGTCACAAAGTTAATCGCCACACCTTTCCTCCCAAACCTCCCACTCCTACCAATACGGTGAAGGTAGTTCTCAGGCTGAGTCGGCAGATCAAAGTTAATAACCAAAGACACTTGCTGCACATCAATCCCACGAGCCAAGAGATCGGTCGTGATCAGCACACGCGAAGAGCCAGACCTGAACTCTCTCATGATAATGTCTCTAGTGTTCTGGTCCATGTCTCCGTGAGTCGCCCACACCGTATGGTCACGGCTCCTCATTTTATCCGTGAGCCAGTCCACCTTGCGACGAGTGTTGACGAAGATGACGCTCTGAGTGATGGCCAACGTCTCGTAGAGGTATCAGATATGATGGAGAAGGAATTGATCCTTGTTGGAGCTACTGCTGTAGAGGACAAACTGCAAAAGGGGGTATGCTATATAGGACAAACTTCATTGTGATTACCCAATATCACTCTTTCAAAAACTTCTTTTCAGCTTACTTTTTGTAGTTCACTTGATCAGGTTCCTCAATGCATAGATAATCTTGCCCAAGCTGGTCTCAAGATATGGGTTTTGACAGGAGATAAGATGGAGACAGCAATAAACATAGGGTTTGTTCTTCTTTATTGCGAATACCACAGACCCTggaactgatttttttttttttacaagatttattcTCCTCTAAGACTAAATGGACTAAATGATTTGGTTGGCCAAAATGCAGATACGCCTGCAGTTTACTTCGACAGGGTATGAAGCAGATATCCATTTCATTTGCTAATGTAGAGGAATCATCTCAAAACTCCGAAACTGTACGTATCTTATGTCGAAACTATTAAAAAAGTACATTACTGTTTCATTCGAGTATTTCGTGTGATGTAGATAAAAAAATGTCTTTAATGTTCAGGCTGCAAAGGAGAGTATTTTGATGCAGATCACAAATGCCTCACAGATgatcaaaatagaaaaagatCCACATGCAGCGTTTGCTTTGATCATTGATGGGAAGACACTTACATATGCTTTGAAGGATGATGCCAAGTACCAGTTTCTTGCACTTGCAGTTGTCTGTGCATCAGTAATCTGCTGTCGTGTCTCTCCTAAACAGAAAGCACTTGTATGGAAAATTCCATAAACCttcaaaacaattttattaGTTTCCCAAACATTACAATTGtcttgattatttttttgtcagatAACAAGGCTAGCGAAAGAAGGAACAGGGAAGACAACTTTGGCAATCGGTGATGGTGCAAATGATGTTGGCATGATTCAAGAAGCTGATATTGGTGTTGGCATCAGCGGCGTTGAAGGCATGCAGGTGCTTAAACTTCTCTTCAACACAATGAGACATACATAGTCAAGTTTCGCCTATTTTTCTAACAAAACAcgtttctattttctttttgcaGGCTGTAATGGCAAGTGACTTCTCCATAGCCCAGTTTCGCTTTCTGGAGAGACTACTTGTTGTCCACGGACATTGGTGCTACAAGAGAATAGCCCAAATGGTTAGTATATACGTTTCAGATAATTTGATATATCACCAGACAgcatatacacttgatcttcaTTGGTAAATGTTGCTTTCACAGATCTGTTACTTCTTCTACAAGAACATAGCGTTTGGCCTAACTCTCTTCTACTTCGAAGCCTTCACCGGATTTTCTGGTCAATCAATATTCAACGACTCCTACTTATTACTCTTCAACGTTGTTCTCACTTCTCTCCCCGTCATTTCTCTCGGAGTTTTCGAACAAGATGTTCCTTCTGATGTCTGCTTAGAGGTTATAGTCTCCCTTTATCATCTTCacatacaaaacaaaacacttCCTAAACTTCATATCTTTGCCTCTGTTTTTATAGTTCCCTGCATTGTATCAACAAGGCCCCAAGAACCTGTTCTTCGACTGGTACAGGATCCTCGGATGGATGGGGAATGGAGTTTACGCATCCATAGTCATCTTCACACTCAACCTCGGAATCTTCCATGTCCAATCATTCCGCTCTGATGGCCAAACCGCAGACATGAACGCCATGGGAACCGCCATGTTCACTTGCATCATATGGGCAGTAAATGTACAAATAGCTCTCACCATGAGCCACTTCACTTGGATCCAACACGTAATGATTTGGGGAAGCATAGGAGCTTGGTACATCTTCCTCGCCCTTTACGGTATGCTACCACCAAAACTCTCTGGTAACATCTTCCACATGCTCATCGAGGTTCTAGCGCCTGCGCCGATCTTCTGGCTTACCACACTCCTGGTCATTGCCGCTACAACGCTCCCTTACTTGTTTCACATCTCGTACCAAAGATCGGTGAACCCTCTTGACCATCACATTATACAAGAGATCAAGCATTTCAAGATTGATTTAGAGGATGAGAGAATGTGGAAACGAGAGAAGTCCAAGGCTAGAGAGAAGACAAAGATTGGTTTCACGGCTAGAGTTGATGCTAAGATCAGACAGCTAAGAGTGAAGCTTCAGAGGAAACATTCGGTGTTGAGTGTCATGAGTGGGACTTCTTCTAATGATACAACTTCAAACTCACAACAGACTTAATTTAAGATCaagtaaattttgttttaactcCATTGTTTTATGAGATATTGCACTCCCTATACAAACATAACTCTATAATTTGCATGGATGGAAGTTTGCTTTTCTTActgatgtgttttttttttaatgtcagTTATGCCCTTATTTCAAGTATTAACacattctaaaaatattacGCATTTACAAAGTTCCTATATTGATATACCACGTGTGAAAGATTTTGTCTAGAGAAAGCACTATAATCGATACATGCATTGTCTAAAAATCAAACATGTTCATCTCTCATCTGTCCCAATTTCATTGTTTATTCCGTCGAACCTTTCTTCACTCCTTCATCTCTGTCTTGCTCCGTCGTGGCTGTCGTCCACGCAGTTGACTTGCTTCATCTTCCTTGTTCATCTACGCCATCGACTAAAAACAGAGCCACCACGAACGTCTCCGCctcaagtttcttcttcttcgccgcAAATCGTCGTGTTTGTCTCGGTTCACCGGACCATCTCCCTCATCTTTCTCTGCCGATGTCGTCATGCTCGGATTCAAGCCTAGCCATAGTGTTCATCCTCGCCGTCTCTGTCTCGTTACAGAAGATATCGAACAATATTGGcgatttcttatgttttgcaaCACAAGCCCTCCAACCTTTAGATATTCTCAAGGTGGCTCCAATATTTTCAAGTGTACAAATAGTTTCACAAATCGGCTCCAGACTTTTAGATTCTACATTTCAAACCCTTTAAAAACTCCCCGAATAGTCCTCGGAGTCTTAGATGTTTTCAATGTTAAAATTCAAATGACAATCTTGAGATAATTAGTGTATATTACCAGCTAAATATAACCATAAAAGCCAAGTAAAATTTTTAACCGACTATTTCACAAATTATATCATTAATATTACCGGCTAACTATAAAAATGTAGagataattagtatatattaccggttaacaataacaaaaaaattcaagtacaATGTTAACCGGCTAAACAACCATTTAATCATTTGTATTGTGATTTGTTAATgagttaattttatgtttacccgAACATGtaaatttaatcatatgttttgtgatttattagagagttaattttttgtttatctgAACTGATACAAAATAACAATCATTAACCGATCAAAATAGCCGGTAAATATGAATTAAATACCAGCTAAAATGTAAAGTACCCGGATAAATCAGAATATAAGAATGCTAATTTAAAAATGAGACATATAAGCTATATGTATAACTggtaattaaaatctaaataccagctaacatataatatatccagttaaataataatatagacatgctaatttataaattatctaaaaaatcacattataaCCGGCTAACTTACATatcaacaatataaattaaGCTTACACCGTTGAGAAGCTCTACAttgtttcaataaaaaaaaaagaaactagcagtattcaaaattaaattaaaaaaacaaataaaaaatatgcaaaataaCCGGGActagttttaaaaaaacaacaaaaatggaTCCTCAACTTGCATCGATCGAACTGAGAAGATCCAACCGCTCGATGCTCCAACTGCAGTACTTGATCCAGcctaaaatatacaaattgaTCGCATACTGAACACCGTTCTACTCGATTAAATCCTCTCGGCATAAGCTTCATCTCATGTGCCCACAATCGAACGACGGAGTTGTGACAGTGGCGAGAAGAAAAGACACAGACACGGCAGCGAGAAGAGAAGACGCAAACACGACAGCAAGAAGAGAAGACGCAGGCACGGCAACGTTCTGGTGCGGCGGAGATGCGGCGACACCAGTGGAACGGAgacaaactttttttattatgttggtttttttatattaaaatttaaactactTAATTAAAGAAGGAGTATATGGTAAAATACTCCTAGACAAATAGTCTGACAACCATGTTTTCtagagtttttctatttttgcaaatttttcagttattgtatatttttcttgCAAATCGCTCTTGTTTTATGTAAGTGTATTGAAGAtagataaagaaaacaaaaattatattcttttttctCACTATTCAAATCGTTTATATAACTAGATATTAGACAAAAGAAAGAGGGTACTGAACTGCGTTTACGTATGTGTACACTAAtattaatgaaaatgaaaaagaaatacaTTACAAACTACATTATTGCTACAACCATAACGGCTTTTTTGGAATTGCAAACATTTGCTGCCTAACCTTACCAACACACGAATTGTGGAACTACTACATGAAAAGGTATATATTTCAAATCCCAAATGCAATTTAATATCTCTTatgcaaactttttttttaaaaaatatatcaaaaattaacattcaaatttaaaaatgttaatttttcctttgttaatttttttgggtttcggAAAATAACCCTCTTTCTTTAATTAAAgcgaaaattatataaaaaattatatatttttgttttttttgaaaggTAGccgtttttttaattaaaagtgaaaaaaaaaaattcgtgtTAGCCGTTTGAAAAGTAGCCGTTTCTGTTTTGGTTTTCGGGAAGTAGTCGTTGTTAGATTTCctttttatctataaaaagtCCACTTCCAACTATCTCACATCAGATAATCCCATTCTCCTTTccatcaagaaaataataataataataataataatcagttTCCGAACCATGGAGCCGGAGAGCAACTTCCCGTCCCCTTCTTCTCCGTCGCTCATATCCTAATACAACCCATAGAAAACAAGATCATGTTTGTAATCGGGAGCTACATCATGTACCACGACGACGAAGCTATCGGCCGTGATTCTGATTCCCAAAGTAAACGCCGTAACCCTTTCTCTCAGCCGTAAGGTATCAAAATCctctttctttctctgttttttaaaatgctttttgttttctcaaaagCTTCTTTTTTGGGGGGAAGAGGGAGATTCTATATTGCCCGGATTGATTATAAGACACTTTATAAATTCATAATGTGAAAACAAGTAGAACATCGTCCAGTCATTGATCGTTTCATTTGTCTTTTTATACTTATGATTTACTTAGTCCACTCATAAATAATCAGTCCGGTAATTTTAATCGacttctttctctctgttttaaaaatgttttttttgtcaaaagctttattttttttgggaaattcTATATTACTGGACTGACAGACACTAAATTCATAATGTGTAAACAAATAGAATGTCGTGTCCAGTCATTTATTTGTCCGTTAGAGATCATTAATTTCATTTTGCCTTTATACTTATGGTCATTTTAGTCACTCAAAATCAGTTCGGCAATTAAGAGTTTCCCCATTCGTATTTTCATGGTTTTCTTTTCAAATCTTTTGCTTgtttgttgtgttgtgtgtttcttgtttttttgtgtttgcTTGTTTGTCGAgttagaaatcagtgatgctgTGTTTTGGAACTTGACGTTGAAGGCTTATCTGGATATGGGTTTTTAAAGAAGAAGCTGTTGTCGACCTCTCTTCTGCATATCATACAAGTTATGTTACAGACTTATATTGCGCTGAAATTAGGACTTCATTTGATGCTCACCGTGGCCAATGAACATGTAATGTTGCCAATACATGATgtgttattaattttattatctgAAGAACTCCTGCCGTAAATGATATGTGTGATCTTGATGATACTATATGTCTCTTTTAGATTGACAAGAAAAGAACTAAAAAGTAAAGACTACAAATAACGTAAAATagacttattattattttaaaactatttatttagaCTTACACAATCATCTAAAATTATACTAACAATAGTTTGAAAACAACCTTTTGTCaaaaaaagtttgaaagttaaaatgacatgttattaattttattatctgAAGAATTCCTGCCATAAATAACACGTGTGATTTTGATGATACGATGaggtaagaaaaaaaactaaaaagtaaaGACTATAGAAATTACAAAAAtagactttttattatttttagagtATTTATTTGGACTTACACAATcatctaaatttataatatatataacaaaagtttgaaaacaacctttgtcaaaaagaaaagtttgaaaACAACTTTCATTTCATTTCCAGTGTGATCTTACCGaagcttttttaaaaaaaagttgttggGTCATTTCATTGGTATGCTTTAAGTGATCTTAACAAATTTCTATACcaaaatcaaaaatctaaatgcaaaatcaaaattaattataattttgttcTATTTCAGCACAAAAAATACTAtggtattgaaaaaaaaaatactagggTTAAATTTGGAGAAGTAAATACAATCTAATTACAAACTCAAtcgaataaatattatatatctaaattacATATATCTAAagtaaaatattacaatattatttaaataaatcatatatataatacaaaataatttaaatataattggaATATTAGTaacttttatcatatatatttttaatacttatatCCATGCATGAGCACGAGAATAATTAATATGCTGTCTGTGAACTTCCTCGTATAGTTTTAAAATCCGAAAAATTACTTGACATTTTTTCCTCTTGATTGGTtttagaaggaaaaaaattTGTCATCCGAAAAAAAAGATGGGAGATAGTTGGATTACTCCTTGATAATTTAGACTTTCtctcatttatatataaatattttttaaatttttattagctAATAAAAATTACTTGACATTATTCCTCTTAATTGttttagaaggaaaaaaaattgtcatcCGAAAAAGAAGATGGGAGATAGTTGGAATACTCcttgataatttatttagactttctctcaattatatataaatatgttttaaatttctattagctaataaaaatttaatcattttattattcattaagcGTATCATTCTAGTATTTAACGTGAGATCTCAAATGCAAAATATCATTTCGCAAATAATAATGTATATGTGTTAGATAtttagaaattcaaaaataatgtATGATATAGTAGcactttataaatcattattttcctTTAATTTTGCAAAAGGTCACATTATCATATATACACTCTTTAAAAACTTAGAAGgaattctaatttttattacatttaaaTGGTTACCATTTTAATAAATAccttatttttttatgaaaaacaaaaaaaaaacaaaattaactctcgtaaattatttataaatgtttaaaaattattaataaaaaattataaactcaaCCTCACCCACTAATTACTAAATTCTAAACAATAATAAGCACTAAACTTTAAAACGTAAATATTATAATCTTTTTGATTGagtgtatttttgaaattttgtatccaatttaatatattatgcaagcaatttctcaaaattttacTCGCCTTCCCATGAAATATGATTGTGTACTTCCATTTATATTTCATTAGTTCCGTGTTGGGTATTCACCAgcacttttaattttaaatttcactaagaactaaaatattaattatataaataaataaataaatatcattttatcCATAAGATTGCTACACGGTAAACAAttaagttttaattatttttattttcaaattttacatgattttttgGTACTAAttctaatataatattttatcaattcaCTTTAGTGAAGAAAAAGGCAAAAGACAACCAACATatcaatatttgttatttttatttatattcggCAACTTAATACACTTTATTATGCTACAAAACTAAcaacaattaataatattgttattttttttctttgataaaggcatgtattattataaatattatttgagttTTAATGTAGATAAGAAATCAGGGTTAACAACTATAAAGGCATCTGCAGTCACTCTTTCCTTGGCTTTGTTTAGTGCAAAAACCATCTCCTTTCCTTTTTTTGGTACATTCAGTTCTACATTGAGTAATATCACATTCTCCTGTTTTGATTGGGTATATGTCGTAAcaagtttttggttttgatgGTGGTCCTCTTTCCAGAGCAATCGTCATTACTCCTGTTATTacaatag
The sequence above is drawn from the Brassica napus cultivar Da-Ae chromosome A8, Da-Ae, whole genome shotgun sequence genome and encodes:
- the LOC125577235 gene encoding eukaryotic initiation factor 4A-6-like, yielding MRSRDHTVWATHGDMDQNTRDIIMREFRSGSSRVLITTDLLARGIDVQQVSLVINFDLPTQPENYLHRIGRSGRFGRKGVAINFVTKDDERMLFDIQKFYNVVVEELPSNVADLL
- the LOC125577234 gene encoding phospholipid-transporting ATPase 6-like; the protein is MMEKELILVGATAVEDKLQKGVPQCIDNLAQAGLKIWVLTGDKMETAINIGYACSLLRQGMKQISISFANVEESSQNSETAAKESILMQITNASQMIKIEKDPHAAFALIIDGKTLTYALKDDAKYQFLALAVVCASVICCRVSPKQKALITRLAKEGTGKTTLAIGDGANDVGMIQEADIGVGISGVEGMQAVMASDFSIAQFRFLERLLVVHGHWCYKRIAQMICYFFYKNIAFGLTLFYFEAFTGFSGQSIFNDSYLLLFNVVLTSLPVISLGVFEQDVPSDVCLEFPALYQQGPKNLFFDWYRILGWMGNGVYASIVIFTLNLGIFHVQSFRSDGQTADMNAMGTAMFTCIIWAVNVQIALTMSHFTWIQHVMIWGSIGAWYIFLALYGMLPPKLSGNIFHMLIEVLAPAPIFWLTTLLVIAATTLPYLFHISYQRSVNPLDHHIIQEIKHFKIDLEDERMWKREKSKAREKTKIGFTARVDAKIRQLRVKLQRKHSVLSVMSGTSSNDTTSNSQQT